Below is a window of Pyrobaculum aerophilum str. IM2 DNA.
TTATACCAAATATGATATACTGGAAAAATATTGGGTCAACATTAATAATTTGCCGTATCCCCTCTTTATACAGACTAAGAACGCGGTCAATAACGTAGTAAACAACGACGCCTAATAAAGCGCCTATGTTATTACCAGTACCTCCAATAATCAACATGGCCCAGCCTTTAAAGGTCTCTAAAGGCACGAACTGGCCCATTAATACGAAGTTATTATAAAACGCAAGCAAGGCGCCAGCTACGCCTGCTAGAGCAGACGCTGTGGCCAAGACCCTTACTCTAAATTTAACGATGTCCTTGCCGAAGACCCTCGCTGCTACTTCTGCGTCGCGTATGGCTCTCAGCGCTCTCCCAAACGGCGAGTTTCCAAGCCGCTCCAGTATAACAAAAGACAACAACAAGAAAATTAACGTTACCGCGAGGTAGCCCCACTGACGCCCCTCTCTTAACCACGCAAAGGGATCGGGGATTACTGCGCCAAAGACGCCGCAGGCGACTTGCGGCGTGTAAGTGCTAATCACCCTCACAGTCTCCGCGCTTACTAATAGTAAAATGCCTAAATAATCCTCACGCAATCTCAAAGCGGGGCCTGCCATTAATACGCCGAAAACCCCGCCTAAAATAGCGGCTAGAGTTATAGACATAAAGAAAAAGGCCAAGCCGCTAAGCGGAGAGTTAGAAAAGATATTGTTTATTATCCCTATTGCCGAGTATTGATAAGCCGAGCAATATGTATCTAGATCTGACAGAGGAGATATATTGAGTTGCGAAGAGATGACGTGGCTGTAAATTAGCAAAGCGACTTTCGTCGCTATTCCACCCACGGCAATAGCGCCGAGGGCGAGGAACATAACTTTGCCGAACTGGGGGAGTCCCATATAGCCAACTTCGAGATTTAGGCTTAGTACATATATCCCATAAATTGCCACGATAATTGAAGTCTCTCTAAAAAGCACTAAAAGGGTGTTTAGATCGATCTGTAGGATCATTTTCTCACTTTCTGTGCTATACTTGAAATAATTCCCGCCAAGCCTTGAGGGGCAAATAACAATATCGCTATCACAAAGGCAAACGGAATTACTAATTGGAACTCAGTGGGCACCCCCAAAGGCGTTAAAATATAAGTGGCGCCTAGGACTAGGCTTAGGCCGACGACATATCCGCCAAGCACTGCGCCGTATATACTGGAGAGACCGCCGACGACAGAAGCCACGAAAATAACAGGTAGCCTAAGCCAGCCGAGCTCTTCAGTC
It encodes the following:
- a CDS encoding branched-chain amino acid ABC transporter permease, producing MILQIDLNTLLVLFRETSIIVAIYGIYVLSLNLEVGYMGLPQFGKVMFLALGAIAVGGIATKVALLIYSHVISSQLNISPLSDLDTYCSAYQYSAIGIINNIFSNSPLSGLAFFFMSITLAAILGGVFGVLMAGPALRLREDYLGILLLVSAETVRVISTYTPQVACGVFGAVIPDPFAWLREGRQWGYLAVTLIFLLLSFVILERLGNSPFGRALRAIRDAEVAARVFGKDIVKFRVRVLATASALAGVAGALLAFYNNFVLMGQFVPLETFKGWAMLIIGGTGNNIGALLGVVVYYVIDRVLSLYKEGIRQIINVDPIFFQYIIFGIIIILVLMFRPQGIISERPVKTLKRHILAKLRAEA